From Vreelandella neptunia, the proteins below share one genomic window:
- a CDS encoding helix-turn-helix domain-containing protein yields the protein MTATTEEHAALRIASGSKPFVEPLRLGERLKQIRLANQWTLEEVSQRTGLARSTLSKIENDQVSPTFSVVQKLTTGLNIDLPQLLTPPKRERYTMGRRDLTRKGKGQLHPTPTYEHELLGHQLAQKRMIPFKTIVRARSFDEYHQWVRHDGEEFLMVLHGDIMLYTEFYAPLVLAEGDSIYFDSDMGHALVSTSPEDAVVLSVCTRGDVA from the coding sequence ATGACCGCTACGACTGAAGAGCATGCCGCGCTGCGTATTGCATCGGGAAGCAAACCCTTTGTTGAGCCGCTGCGTTTAGGCGAGCGGCTCAAACAGATTCGTCTCGCTAATCAGTGGACTTTGGAAGAGGTTAGCCAACGCACGGGCCTTGCCCGTTCAACGCTCTCTAAAATTGAGAACGATCAAGTCTCACCCACCTTTAGCGTAGTCCAAAAACTCACTACTGGGCTCAACATCGACCTGCCGCAATTACTTACGCCCCCAAAACGGGAGCGTTACACCATGGGGCGGCGCGATTTGACCCGTAAAGGCAAAGGACAACTGCACCCCACTCCTACCTACGAGCACGAGTTATTGGGCCATCAACTCGCCCAAAAACGCATGATTCCCTTCAAGACCATCGTAAGGGCACGCAGTTTTGACGAATATCACCAATGGGTACGCCATGATGGTGAAGAGTTTTTGATGGTGCTGCATGGCGACATTATGCTCTACACCGAATTTTACGCCCCGTTAGTGCTAGCTGAGGGCGACAGCATCTATTTTGATAGTGATATGGGGCACGCCTTGGTATCCACCAGCCCAGAGGATGCCGTTGTTTTGTCGGTCTGTACACGCGGTGATGTGGCCTAA